ggtggtgtagtggtggtGTACTTGGTGTATGGTGCATGGTGAGGTGCGTGGTGATAGGAAATGTTGGTGAGCCTTTTGCGCACCAGCGGCTGAGAGCGCGTTTACAATATTTAAGGAACTGCTTCAATCATTGTTTTTTATCTGCCTAAAGCTGGGTAAATCGAGAAATCACACTAGAATGTGACAGGTTACGAACATTACATGGTGCTGAGATTAAGAGCTTGGTTATTGATGGTAATCAGTCACTTCGTCTGTCACCTTACGTTTCTGTCTAAAACCAAATAAACCATCAAAGTGTTCCCTACCTTTGTGATGCCAAGTGCCCCAATATTCTCGCTGTATGACGTAGTCCCGTTACCACTCCCCCACAGTCCGGTGATGAGACACCCAATGCCCTCCACACCGATCCCGCGATTGACGGCATGCTTAGGGGGAGGAGGTGCTCCGCATAATCTAGCGCATGCGTAGTAGTCGCCCACGGACTCTATGATTGAGGCCAAGACACCGGCCAGCATCCCAAACACCCCTGCGGCACTAACGGTGGGCGTGCCCCATTGACCTGTCAGTTGATACAAATGACACGCAAAAGAAGAATTTACTGTAAAAATCTCTGAGAGAGAAAAGCGTCAGAAAATGGGGTTTGTAACACATTACCTGGGTAAGGGAACCTGAACCAGTTACTCTCTCGCAAAACAATCGTCCGCGCGTCTGTCCTTGCGAGAAAGTTTGGGTTCTTGGGGTCATCCGGGAATCCCCCCGCAGCCGTGATGATAGCGCAGATCACCCACGACACGAAGATTGCTAGAATGATCTGAAATAGGAAATGATGATAAACATTGAGTTATGAGGTATTTGTGGTTTTTAGAagtattgaaatattttttaaagaagaaAGTATATTACGCTCAGGCAACTAATCAAGTATGTGACCCATAGCAATAAGCGATGCATACGAACGAGATAGTTAAAACTGGCTGGTGCTTATCCTAAACTTATGGAAGAATCAGAAAGGTTGCTTAAACTGTACGCCACATGAGCAACCTTGGGGTAGTGTTGGGGAGTGGAAATAGTGAGGATATTCGCATAACGGCACTCACCGGGAACAGTCTGAATACCGGGTAGTGTGCAGTGTAGTAGCCCTTCTCTCTACTGTACGCGGGAATAGGAACCTTGATGTTGGTCAAGACTTGAGAGAAGATCGTGATGAGAGACACGGTCCTGAGAGATACGAAAGATAACACGTAAAGAGACGGAAATGCTGCTCAAATGGCAGGAAATATGAAAACTATCTTTATTTGCTAGAACTTTACGCTGGGTATACTCACATGAAACCGACTCCCCAATGATTACCTGTAACAAGTAAAACTTATTAGCatgttattacaaatgtggcacgactttattacaaatgtggaaTAGTGTTATGTGGCATGGTCTTATTTCAAATGTAACCGTTATCACCAATGTGCCCTCAACAAGGTATGTGAGAGTTTTAGGGGAagcccccctctccccttcaGATGCAACTGGGGaaatgtgccccccccaatatttcaaaagttataaggaaatgacaggGGCGTGAGTGtgctcccccaatatttcttaatgtttttgtaatGTGCCCCCCTCGCGCCCCTATCTTACGTGCAAACTGGGGCCGTAGCAGGGCGTGGGGCACTGGCACTGGCACTGGCCCCcaatttcaaaaattataaggaaatggctGGCCAGTAGGGGCGAGGCTGtacccccattgttttctcaatgtttcggcatcgtgcccccccccccccccaataattatagtgctgctacggctatgtatTAGAAGCCATCCTGAAGTCTACTTCGCAGGCGTTCTTTGTATTGTGTGCAAAGGTTCAGAtgcttgtttgtttctttcctATCGTGGGATTCATAAAGCTCTCTTTCGACCCATCGCTATCGCTTTTTTTGCAATCTTACCAGCATGCTCTGCGGCGACATGGAATAGCgataagccaatcagagtgaTAGTAGGCGCCACAGCGATTGGTCCAATGAAGCGCAACAGGAATCCCATGACTCCTGAAAATCCGATGAAGATTTGGAACAAGGAGGAGACCATGATGGCACCTTGGATCTGGACAAGAAAGAAGAAACAGAAAAAGTAATCTATTATGTAATTAATACTAAGATACCTAGTAAAGCAAATACATAATTTTTTATTGAGTTTATTAACGCAACAGGAACTGGGAACAAGAATGCATGGCACTGCCGcatagaaaaatgtattggCTTCTTAAACCCGAGAGCAGCGCCACGTGCCCTTGTTACCGCCCCGTTCAACTTCCACTGAAATTTGTAAATACTTTCTCTTCAAGAGCTTATTTCTGTGGCGCTTATTCCTTTCCACAGAGCGACAAGGAAAGCATTACAATAACGTTGTTATACCTCTCGCATTCGTATCCTCCAATCACCGCTTTTGTCTATTGTTGCGTTAGCTGTTGCGTTCAAGCCTTCTAAAACTGAAGAGCACAatgtaaaatgaaaaatagcTCTAGAGATACCAGACCCACTAAGACGCAAGTAAAACTCTATTAATTCTTGAATTTTATCGGAGCGCGGGCCTTATACAATACGAATACTGATAGGAGCGGTCTATAGCTCTACTAATGTGCTGTCAGTTACATGTGGAGTATCTCCATATAAATACTATTAAGAAATGCTTTTCATCAATCGATCACTGACACTGACGTGGCTTGTGCGTCATAATTGTATGACGGCTAAACAAATGCCAAATTGTTGTTGCCAAATGGGAACTAGACATTTTAAAAGAGTTGCTAATCACCTGTACTCGCTGGACACTTGAATTGCGGGAGCGACAAGATGGCAAAAGTCGGCGCCAGGAACGAAAATGTTCCCCCTTGGATGATTGGAAGCCTACGAAGCAAAAAGGAAGTTGTGGATGATGGCGTTGAATAGCTTTGAGTGGTAATAGGAATTCTTTATTTACCTGACGCCGAAGGTCGTCTGCAGAAGGGTGGAAATACCCGAGACGAAAAAGATAGTGGAGAGAACCTCCGCGACGACTAGAGGGTTGTTAGAGAAGCACATAGGTCCACTCAAGATAAATGGAATGGAAAGAGTTCCGCCCAACATCGTCAGGTAATGCTGGAAAATGAATTAATGAATCCGTATTAGAGACGGGACTACAGGGTATGCGTAAAGGAGTACGGACCGGGTCTACAGTGTATGCCTGAATGAGTACGGACCGGGTCTACAGAGTATGCCTGAATGAGTACGGACCGGGTCTACAGGGTATGCCTGAATGAGTATGGACCGGGTCTACAGGGTATGCCTGAATGAGTACGGACCGGGTCTACAGGGTATGCCTGAATGAGTACGGACCGGGTCTACAGGGTATGCCTGAATGAGTACGGACCGGGTCTACAGGGTATGCCTGAATGAGTACGGACCGGGTCTACAGGGTATGCCTGAATGAGTACGGACCGGGTCTACAGGGTATGCCTAAAGAGTACGGACCGGGTCTACAGGGTATGCCTGAATGAGTACGGACCGGGTCTACAGGGTATGCCTAAATGAGTACGGACCGGGTCTACAGAGTATGCCTAAAGAGTACGGACCGGGTCTACAGGGTATGCCTGAATGAGTACGGACCGGGTCTACAGGGTATGCCGGAATGAGTATGGACCGGGTCTACAGGGTATGCCTGAATGAATACGGACCGGGTCTACAGGGTATGCCTGAATGAGTATGGACCGGGTCTACAGGGTATGCCGGAATGAGTATGGACCGGGTCTACAGGGTATGCCGGAATGAGTATGGACCGGGTCTACAGGGTATGCCGGAATGAGTATGGACCGGGTCTACAGGTTATGCCTGAATGAGTATTGACCGGGTCTACAGGGTATGCCTGAATGAGTACGGACCCGGTCTACAAGTTATGCCTGAATGAGTATGGACCGGGTCTACAGGGTATGCCTGAATGAGTACGGACCGGGTCTACAGGGTATGCCTGAATGAGTACGGACCGGGTCTACAGGGTATACCTGAATGAGTACGGACCGGGTCTACAGGGTATGTCTGAATGAGTACGGACCGGGTCTACAGGGTATGCCTGAATGAGTATGGACCGGGTCTACAGAGTATGCCTAAAGAGTACGGACCGGGTCTACAGAGTATGCCGGAATGAGTATGGACCGGGTCTACAGGTTATGCCTGAATGAGTATTGACCGGGTCTACAGGGTATGCCTGAATGAGTACGGACCCGGTCTACAAGTTATGCCTGAATGAGTATGGACCGGGTCTACAGGGTATGCCTGAATGAGTACGGACCGGGTCTACAGGGTATGCCTGAATGAGTACGGACCGGGTCTACAGGGTATACCTGAATGAGTACGGACCGGGTCTACAGGGTATGTCTGAATGAGTACGGACCGGGTCTACAGGGTATGCCTGAATGAGTATGGACCGGGTCTACAGAGTATGCCTAAAGAGTACGGACCGGGTCTACAGAGTATGCCTGAATGAATACGGACCCGGTATACAGGGTATGCCTAAATGAGTACGGACCGGGTCTACAGGGTATGCCTGAATGGGTACGGACCGGGTCTACAGGGTATGCCGGAATGTTGTTAATTTATTAATTCTTTCTCACACATATTACTTTTGCATACAAGTAGCAATTCAGGACAGAAGTTGAAATGAAATCACacagtgtttttttcttgattcatATTTTACTGGCGTAGATAAAAAATGGAGAAAGGGAGGGTTATTCTACCTTCTCTCACCTATGGGGTGAAAGGATAATCTGTCGTATCAAATGCTCGCTTAGGTTTACGTCCTGTGCGGATGTAAGGGGAATAATGTACGCTAGTCCACAGGAAATGCAAAAACGGAAACCTAGTGCCTAACTTGAGTTATCGACTTAAATAGAAATGATTTTTGGAGCGTATTTAGATGATGATCTATATCTACGTATTGCCTTTTCATGGTTGTGGGTTTTGTTTCGCTGCACCCTGTTCGATATTGACTTCACTTATCGTCACGTCACTTACTTGGAATCCGAGCGAAAGGCAGGCGTACCATGGTGGGTTTTCATCAACAACATACGCGAGGCCAAGTGCTTTCCTTCGAGATCGAgcgtttttattattattaccagGACTGAGCACCGTCAAGTTGTTTTCCTGATCCTAGA
The sequence above is a segment of the Nematostella vectensis chromosome 2, jaNemVect1.1, whole genome shotgun sequence genome. Coding sequences within it:
- the LOC5521846 gene encoding solute carrier family 23 member 2, which produces MTTRDEEKKLPVEHDQENNLTVLSPGNNNKNARSRRKALGLAYVVDENPPWYACLSLGFQHYLTMLGGTLSIPFILSGPMCFSNNPLVVAEVLSTIFFVSGISTLLQTTFGVRLPIIQGGTFSFLAPTFAILSLPQFKCPASTVLEGLNATANATIDKSGDWRIRMREIQGAIMVSSLFQIFIGFSGVMGFLLRFIGPIAVAPTITLIGLSLFHVAAEHAGNHWGVGFMTVSLITIFSQVLTNIKVPIPAYSREKGYYTAHYPVFRLFPIILAIFVSWVICAIITAAGGFPDDPKNPNFLARTDARTIVLRESNWFRFPYPGQWGTPTVSAAGVFGMLAGVLASIIESVGDYYACARLCGAPPPPKHAVNRGIGVEGIGCLITGLWGSGNGTTSYSENIGALGITKVGSLRVIQYAGLILVVMGVVGKIGALFTTVPDPIVGGVFMVMFGMVAAVGISNLQFINLNSSRNLFIIGVSLMLGFALPWFLNKHPEAIKTGSQGIDQIVTVLLKTSMAVGGITGLILDNALPGTPEERGILLWRKIVTEGGDESNQVASFHIYDLPFGLNRLCKFKIAKYLPFVPYYPVSLHDESEEATVGMMEGKEP